Proteins encoded within one genomic window of Pygocentrus nattereri isolate fPygNat1 chromosome 11, fPygNat1.pri, whole genome shotgun sequence:
- the sinhcaf gene encoding SIN3-HDAC complex-associated factor: MFGFHKPKMYRSLDGCCICRAKSSSSRFTDSKRYERDFQSCFGLGETRSGEICNACVLLVKRWKKLPVGSKKNWNHVVDARGGPSLKMTVKSKKVKPLSRRIRPSQICRVQNELKRNNSDAHSTTSSASPAQSPSYSNQSDEGSDSELTPGSTRSPVFSFLDLTYWKRQRVCCGIIYKGRFGEVLIDPHLYKPCCQKKQDREQEEEEDEQEEEEVDLVKEEGTADQSLLASPLPQPLSPPLPVKTEVEEEEW; the protein is encoded by the exons ATGTTTGGCTTTCATAAGCCGAAGATGTACCGCAGTCTGGACGGCTGCTGTATCTGCAGGGCAAAGTCTTCCAGCTCGCGCTTCACAGACAGTAAACGCTACGAGAGAGACTTCCAGAGCTGCTTCGG GCTTGGCGAAACACGCTCTGGTGAAATTTGCAATGCTTGTGTGCTGCTGGTGAAACGCTGGAAGAAGCTTCCTGTTGGATCCAAAAAGAACTGGAATCAT GTGGTTGATGCGCGAGGCGGACCCAGTCTAAAGATGACGGTGAAGTCTAAGAAAGTGAAGCCTCTCTCCAGGAGAATCAGGCCGAGTCAAATCTGCCGCGTGCAGAACGAACTGAAAAGAAACA ACTCTGACGCTCATAGCACCACGTCCAGCGCCAGCCCGGCCCAATCTCCCAGCTACAGCAACCAATCAGACGAGGGCTCTGACTCCGAGCTCACTCCTGGCTCCACCCGATCCCCAGTCTTTTCGTTCCTAGACCTGACCTACTGGAAAAG GCAGCGGGTGTGCTGTGGCATTATCTACAAAGGTCGCTTTGGAGAAGTGCTGATTGACCCCCATCTCTATAAGccctgctgtcagaagaaacaGGATcgggagcaggaggaggaggaggatgagcaggaggaagaggaggtggaTCTGGTGAAGGAGGAAGGAACGGCTGATCAGAGCCTGCTGGCCTCTCCACTCCCCCAgccactctctccccctctgccaGTCAAAACGGAGGTCGAGGAGGAAGAGTGGTAG